The following are from one region of the bacterium genome:
- a CDS encoding 6-phosphofructokinase — MEKQKIGILTGGGDAPGLNAVIRAVVVKGEKLGYEIIGIKDGWRGLLEKNIEKITTETVEDIHREGGTILGTSRTNPYNEEGGEQKAIESIQQLGLYALVVIGGDDTLGVASKLSKKGVKVVGVPKTIDNDLSATDICFGFDTAINRVSEAIDSLHTTAKSHHRVLVVEVMGRHAGWITLEGGMAGGAHVILLPEEPFDIEEICRIINKRKENGKLYSIVAVAEGALPKGGEKFFTQAEGTDSFGHVKLGGIAKALEKEIEKRTGVETRSVILGHLQRGGSPSAFDRYFATRLGLKAIDIVKKTEFGKMAALRKGELVAVPLEEAVGEMRIVDKDLLDEAKVFFG; from the coding sequence ATGGAAAAACAGAAAATAGGTATACTGACCGGCGGGGGAGATGCTCCTGGGTTAAACGCTGTAATACGCGCTGTGGTAGTAAAAGGCGAAAAACTGGGGTACGAAATAATAGGAATAAAAGACGGATGGCGCGGACTTCTTGAAAAAAATATAGAAAAAATAACTACAGAAACAGTAGAAGATATTCATCGCGAAGGCGGAACAATTCTTGGAACTTCAAGGACTAATCCGTACAACGAAGAAGGCGGCGAGCAAAAAGCGATAGAGAGTATACAGCAACTGGGTCTTTATGCTTTGGTGGTCATAGGCGGAGACGATACGCTTGGAGTTGCAAGTAAACTCAGTAAAAAGGGAGTAAAAGTAGTGGGAGTTCCTAAAACTATAGATAATGACCTTTCGGCTACGGATATTTGTTTTGGTTTTGATACGGCAATAAATCGTGTATCTGAAGCAATAGACTCTCTTCATACGACTGCAAAATCTCATCATAGAGTTTTAGTGGTAGAAGTAATGGGGCGACATGCCGGTTGGATTACTCTTGAAGGCGGAATGGCAGGGGGAGCTCATGTAATCCTACTTCCTGAAGAACCATTTGATATTGAAGAAATTTGCAGAATAATAAACAAGAGAAAAGAAAACGGCAAACTTTATAGTATTGTTGCGGTTGCCGAGGGCGCTCTTCCCAAGGGAGGCGAGAAATTCTTTACTCAAGCCGAAGGAACTGATTCCTTTGGTCATGTAAAATTAGGTGGAATCGCAAAAGCTTTGGAAAAAGAAATCGAAAAAAGAACGGGAGTTGAAACTCGTTCGGTTATTTTAGGGCATTTACAAAGAGGAGGTTCTCCTTCGGCATTTGATAGATATTTTGCCACCAGATTAGGGCTTAAAGCAATAGATATTGTTAAAAAAACAGAGTTTGGCAAAATGGCTGCCCTTAGAAAAGGGGAACTTGTCGCTGTCCCTCTTGAAGAAGCGGTTGGCGAAATGAGAATTGTCGATAAGGACTTATTAGATGAGGCCAAGGTTTTCTTTGGATAA
- a CDS encoding acetyl-CoA carboxylase carboxyltransferase subunit alpha, translating to MHIKEFEFEKPIIELEKRIQELKSSSSDEGFDLSKEIKDLEGKVNGKKMEIFRNITAWQRTQIARHPKRPYTLDYIGLVMEDFIELHGDRTFYDDLAIVGGIASLDEKTVVVIGHQKGRDTKENLKRNFGMANPEGYRKALRLMKLAEKFSFPIITFIDTPGAYPGIGAEERGQACAIATNLKEMASLTVPIVTVVIGEGGSGGALGISMGNYIYMLEYSVYYVCSPEACSSILWRDVSKATIAAELQGITGKDLLKFGVIDGIIPETLGGSHKNPEETAKNIKTTLKKAFEELCSMPTEKLISQRYEKYRKIGEYSTI from the coding sequence ATGCATATAAAAGAATTTGAATTTGAAAAACCGATTATAGAACTGGAAAAAAGGATTCAGGAACTGAAATCTTCCAGTTCCGACGAGGGATTTGATTTATCAAAAGAAATAAAAGATTTAGAGGGAAAAGTTAATGGTAAAAAAATGGAGATATTCAGAAATATAACCGCTTGGCAAAGAACTCAAATAGCAAGACATCCCAAACGTCCATACACTCTTGATTACATTGGGCTTGTAATGGAAGACTTTATAGAATTGCATGGAGACAGAACGTTTTACGACGACCTTGCAATTGTAGGAGGCATCGCTTCTTTGGATGAAAAAACAGTGGTTGTAATCGGACATCAAAAGGGGCGAGACACAAAAGAAAATTTAAAACGCAATTTCGGGATGGCCAATCCTGAAGGTTACAGAAAAGCACTGCGATTAATGAAATTGGCTGAAAAATTCTCTTTTCCAATAATAACTTTTATTGACACTCCTGGCGCATATCCAGGCATAGGTGCAGAAGAAAGAGGACAAGCTTGCGCTATAGCAACAAATTTAAAAGAAATGGCTTCTTTGACTGTTCCGATAGTTACAGTAGTAATCGGAGAGGGAGGAAGCGGCGGAGCTTTAGGTATAAGCATGGGCAATTATATCTATATGCTGGAATACTCTGTTTATTACGTATGCAGTCCCGAAGCATGTAGTTCCATATTATGGAGAGATGTATCAAAGGCAACAATAGCGGCAGAACTGCAAGGCATTACAGGTAAAGACCTTTTAAAATTCGGCGTAATTGATGGAATAATTCCCGAAACACTTGGAGGAAGTCATAAAAACCCCGAAGAAACCGCAAAGAACATCAAGACAACTTTAAAAAAGGCGTTTGAGGAACTCTGTTCTATGCCAACTGAAAAACTTATTAGTCAAAGATATGAAAAATATAGAAAAATAGGGGAATATTCTACAATTTAA
- the rpoZ gene encoding DNA-directed RNA polymerase subunit omega encodes MVKKIEEKKKHSDSSSDKVENVFELITLASKRARELVSGSPKLIQAEIEGPMQIALEEIEQGKITIGRKPNIPEKKEKKKEKKSKAKQSLK; translated from the coding sequence ATGGTAAAAAAAATAGAAGAGAAAAAGAAACATTCAGATAGCTCAAGTGATAAGGTTGAGAATGTTTTCGAATTGATTACTTTGGCAAGCAAGAGGGCGAGGGAATTGGTTTCGGGCTCACCCAAACTAATTCAGGCAGAAATCGAAGGTCCTATGCAAATAGCTTTGGAAGAAATTGAGCAAGGTAAGATAACGATTGGCAGAAAACCAAACATTCCCGAGAAAAAAGAGAAGAAGAAAGAAAAGAAAAGCAAAGCAAAGCAAAGCCTGAAGTGA
- the coaBC gene encoding bifunctional phosphopantothenoylcysteine decarboxylase/phosphopantothenate--cysteine ligase CoaBC, protein MMFEGKKFILGVTGSIACYKSCQLLRKLQEEGAQVKVVMTDNATKFINPLTFQTLSGNPVYLKMFNKLDKNTQIQASNHEELVHIKLTQWADAMFVAPATANIISKTACGIADDLLSTLLISFQGPIIFAPAMDEGMYKNVIFRENLGKLKDKGYYIVPVDKGVLASGKTGEGRFASIEDIIKNIKHALSAKPARGDVTLGQAGGEYLRSVKILITAGGTREFLDPIRFIGNASSGKMGYALAQVAKIRGADVKLISAPTLLSQPDGIEIINVVTARQMRDKVIQNFASTDVLIMASAVGDFRSKTLIKQKRKRAEGQWDIKLIPNSDILLEVGKIKKDKITVGFSIETKNQINVAKEKLKTKNLDLIVANDINIKNSGFCSDTNKAILISKNGKKEELPLLSKKELADRILDKIQNIGRNKWKNRK, encoded by the coding sequence ATGATGTTTGAGGGTAAGAAATTTATATTAGGTGTGACAGGTAGCATTGCCTGTTATAAATCGTGCCAATTGTTAAGAAAATTACAGGAAGAAGGCGCGCAGGTAAAAGTTGTGATGACGGATAATGCTACTAAATTTATTAATCCTCTGACTTTCCAAACGCTTTCTGGAAATCCTGTTTATTTGAAGATGTTTAATAAACTGGACAAAAATACCCAGATTCAGGCCTCAAACCATGAGGAACTTGTTCATATCAAACTTACGCAGTGGGCTGATGCGATGTTTGTAGCTCCTGCTACTGCCAACATAATATCGAAGACAGCGTGCGGTATAGCCGACGATTTACTTTCTACGCTTCTTATTTCTTTCCAAGGTCCTATAATCTTTGCTCCCGCAATGGATGAGGGTATGTATAAAAATGTAATTTTTAGAGAAAATTTAGGTAAATTGAAAGATAAGGGCTATTATATAGTTCCTGTTGATAAAGGCGTTTTAGCAAGCGGTAAAACAGGAGAAGGAAGGTTTGCTTCAATAGAGGATATTATAAAAAATATTAAGCATGCCTTGTCAGCAAAACCTGCCCGCGGCGATGTTACCTTGGGACAAGCAGGCGGGGAATATCTTAGAAGCGTGAAAATTCTAATAACTGCAGGAGGTACTCGGGAATTCCTTGACCCTATTCGTTTTATTGGGAATGCTTCATCAGGCAAGATGGGTTATGCTTTGGCTCAAGTGGCAAAAATAAGGGGAGCAGATGTTAAATTAATTTCAGCCCCAACTTTGCTTTCTCAACCAGATGGAATTGAAATTATAAATGTTGTAACTGCAAGGCAAATGAGAGATAAAGTAATCCAAAATTTTGCTTCAACTGATGTATTAATAATGGCTTCTGCGGTAGGTGATTTTAGATCTAAAACCCTTATAAAACAGAAAAGAAAAAGAGCAGAAGGGCAGTGGGATATTAAACTTATTCCTAATTCCGATATATTATTAGAAGTCGGTAAAATTAAGAAAGATAAAATAACAGTCGGGTTTTCGATAGAAACAAAAAATCAGATAAATGTAGCTAAGGAAAAATTGAAAACAAAGAATCTTGACTTGATTGTGGCAAATGATATCAATATTAAGAACTCGGGTTTTTGCAGTGACACTAATAAAGCTATTTTAATCAGTAAAAACGGGAAAAAAGAAGAATTGCCGCTACTTTCCAAAAAAGAATTGGCGGATAGAATTCTTGATAAAATACAAAACATCGGGAGGAACAAATGGAAAAACAGAAAATAG